The Crocosphaera subtropica ATCC 51142 genome includes a window with the following:
- a CDS encoding CHAT domain-containing protein, with amino-acid sequence MLFIIGSVVRFLLLLFLSLSLTFSWSILPGNRVLGTAPVLIQEQQGREWYQQGDIDQAIATWLNILQDYRQQGDILSQGRVLSYLALAYSQLGQWEQADHSIHSSLALLNSQSQDNKTLPILAEALNIQGTLLLAKGDPLAALYSWEKSTETYKKIKDNTGILRTNINQARSLQSLGLYTKACQKLANNLLGNMLKCYELNLDNISSSLSQDLTSLEQAGWLTLAQILRQQGNLESSQGILNKILSQVSSSEVKASIFFNLGQNLELQNDIQGAKENYQQAIIIANNLEIKIKNKLAQLNLLINQQAWIEIQKLLIDIENDLLQFPINQTKVDSQIYLANLLLKWSNIADSSDLLPPWKKIKNLLEKAQKEAESLNYDKGIIYALGDRGKLYEKLALTKTCQLDHITVSDVFDCSKTYKFTDINKINLNNQQLNEKAKQITEQALIKSQSRQSSSITYILQWQLGRILYGLGFEKEAISAYLGAVTTLETLRDDLANNREYKFSFQEKVEPIYRQLLSLLLPRNNQEIVSQETLEEARQQVEALQAAQLNDFFNDICVESEPVDVAEIDDTAAIVYPIILSDRLAVLVSLPDQSLRVHITEISQEELEKQVKQFRYNIVIRSQRAFFDDGKILYQWLVQPFVNQLQKNKIKTLVFVPDGIFRNAPMGALYDGKKYLIENYRVALSPGLSLLSPKPLQNQGLNTLFGGLTETFQQEGLVPLFYVKQELRAIQQQVPTTALLNEEFTLDNLQNILENQSFPIVHFATHGQFSSQFEQTYIVAWDSYINVLELEQLLKENDPRGNKPIELLILSACETASGDSRAALGLAGFAVRAGGRSTLATLWSVNDQATAVIMAQVYEQLSTNKLSKAEALRQAQLAMLKNRWYKHPFYWSAYTLVGNWL; translated from the coding sequence ATGCTTTTTATTATAGGCTCTGTGGTTCGTTTTTTACTCTTATTATTCCTAAGCTTAAGTTTAACCTTTTCTTGGTCTATTCTTCCTGGGAATAGAGTCCTAGGAACTGCGCCTGTTTTGATACAGGAACAACAAGGCAGAGAATGGTATCAACAAGGAGATATTGACCAAGCGATCGCAACTTGGTTAAATATTCTACAAGATTATCGCCAACAAGGGGATATCTTGAGTCAAGGGAGAGTTTTAAGTTATCTTGCTTTAGCTTATAGTCAATTAGGACAATGGGAACAAGCAGACCATTCTATTCATAGCAGTTTGGCGTTGTTAAACTCTCAATCCCAGGATAATAAAACCCTTCCTATTTTAGCTGAAGCTTTAAATATTCAAGGAACCTTATTATTAGCTAAAGGTGATCCTTTGGCCGCTTTATACAGTTGGGAAAAATCCACAGAAACCTATAAAAAAATTAAAGATAATACTGGTATTTTACGCACAAATATTAATCAAGCTAGATCGTTACAATCTCTAGGATTATATACAAAAGCTTGTCAAAAATTAGCTAATAATTTACTCGGCAATATGTTGAAATGTTATGAATTGAATTTAGATAATATTAGTTCTTCATTATCTCAAGATTTAACCTCTTTAGAACAAGCTGGATGGCTAACTTTAGCACAAATTTTACGTCAACAGGGTAATTTAGAAAGTTCTCAAGGAATACTGAATAAAATTTTATCTCAAGTTTCTTCTTCGGAGGTAAAAGCCTCCATTTTCTTTAACTTAGGACAAAACTTAGAATTACAAAATGACATTCAAGGAGCAAAGGAGAATTATCAACAGGCTATAATAATAGCGAATAACTTAGAAATTAAAATCAAAAATAAATTAGCTCAATTAAATTTATTAATCAACCAACAAGCATGGATAGAAATACAAAAGCTGTTAATTGATATAGAAAATGATTTATTACAATTCCCTATAAATCAAACTAAAGTTGATAGTCAAATTTACCTAGCAAACCTTTTATTAAAATGGAGTAATATCGCTGATTCATCTGATTTATTGCCCCCTTGGAAAAAAATTAAAAACTTATTAGAAAAAGCTCAAAAAGAAGCTGAAAGTCTTAACTATGATAAAGGAATTATTTATGCACTTGGTGATAGAGGAAAACTGTATGAAAAACTTGCCTTAACTAAAACTTGTCAACTAGATCATATAACGGTAAGTGATGTATTCGATTGTTCTAAAACCTATAAATTTACTGATATTAATAAAATTAATTTAAACAATCAACAATTAAATGAAAAAGCCAAACAAATAACAGAACAAGCTTTAATAAAATCTCAATCCAGACAAAGTTCCAGTATAACTTATATATTACAATGGCAACTCGGAAGAATTCTCTATGGGTTGGGATTTGAAAAAGAAGCTATTTCTGCGTATTTAGGAGCCGTTACAACCCTTGAAACTTTAAGAGATGATTTAGCTAATAATAGAGAGTATAAATTCTCTTTTCAGGAGAAAGTAGAACCCATTTATCGACAATTATTAAGTTTATTATTACCAAGAAATAATCAAGAAATTGTTAGCCAAGAAACCTTAGAAGAAGCTCGTCAACAAGTTGAAGCCCTACAAGCAGCGCAATTGAACGACTTTTTTAATGATATTTGTGTCGAAAGTGAACCAGTAGATGTAGCTGAAATTGATGATACTGCTGCAATTGTTTATCCTATCATTTTAAGCGATCGCTTGGCTGTGTTAGTCAGTTTACCCGATCAATCTTTACGAGTTCATATTACTGAAATTTCTCAAGAAGAATTAGAAAAACAAGTCAAGCAATTTCGCTATAACATAGTAATACGAAGCCAAAGAGCCTTTTTTGATGATGGTAAAATTCTCTATCAATGGTTAGTTCAACCCTTTGTTAATCAACTACAAAAAAATAAAATTAAAACCTTAGTATTTGTACCAGATGGCATATTTAGAAATGCGCCGATGGGTGCTTTATATGATGGTAAAAAATATCTTATTGAAAACTATCGAGTAGCCTTAAGTCCTGGGTTAAGTTTACTATCACCCAAACCCCTACAAAATCAGGGATTAAATACGCTTTTTGGGGGACTCACAGAGACGTTTCAACAAGAAGGATTGGTTCCTTTATTTTATGTTAAACAAGAATTAAGAGCTATTCAACAACAAGTTCCGACCACTGCTTTACTAAATGAAGAATTTACCTTAGATAATTTACAAAATATCTTAGAAAATCAGTCATTTCCCATTGTTCATTTTGCCACTCATGGTCAATTTAGTTCTCAATTTGAACAAACTTATATCGTTGCTTGGGATAGTTATATTAACGTATTAGAATTAGAACAATTACTGAAAGAAAATGACCCCAGAGGAAACAAACCCATAGAATTATTAATCTTAAGTGCTTGTGAAACGGCATCAGGAGATAGTCGTGCTGCTCTTGGGTTAGCAGGGTTTGCCGTGCGTGCTGGTGGTAGAAGTACCTTAGCCACATTATGGTCAGTGAATGACCAAGCTACTGCAGTCATTATGGCTCAAGTTTATGAGCAATTATCTACTAATAAATTATCAAAAGCAGAGGCTTTAAGACAAGCACAATTAGCTATGTTAAAAAACCGTTGGTACAAACATCCTTTTTATTGGTCAGCTTATACTCTTGTTGGAAATTGGCTATAA
- the ilvN gene encoding acetolactate synthase small subunit, with product MKHTLSVLVEDEAGVLTRIAGLFARRGFNIESLAVGPAEQPGISRITMVVPGDDSTIEQLTKQLYKLINVLKVNDITQTPCVERELMLVKVSVTATNRAEVLEVAQVFRARIVDISDDTVTVEVVGDPGKMVAIVQMLNKFGIREVARTGKIALTRESRVNTEYLKSLEAKIQ from the coding sequence ATGAAACATACCCTTTCTGTCCTAGTTGAAGATGAAGCCGGCGTTTTAACCCGTATTGCGGGTTTATTTGCTCGTCGTGGGTTTAATATTGAGAGTTTAGCCGTCGGTCCAGCCGAACAACCTGGCATTTCTCGCATTACGATGGTTGTTCCTGGAGATGATAGCACGATTGAACAATTAACCAAACAACTCTACAAATTGATTAACGTCCTTAAAGTCAACGATATTACCCAAACCCCTTGCGTAGAAAGAGAACTGATGTTAGTCAAAGTGAGTGTTACGGCCACTAACCGTGCTGAAGTGTTAGAAGTAGCTCAGGTTTTCCGAGCTAGAATTGTAGATATTTCTGATGATACAGTCACTGTAGAAGTGGTGGGTGACCCCGGAAAAATGGTGGCCATTGTCCAAATGTTGAATAAATTTGGCATTCGGGAAGTAGCACGGACTGGAAAAATTGCCTTAACCCGTGAATCGAGAGTTAATACCGAATATCTCAAGTCCTTAGAAGCTAAAATTCAGTAG
- a CDS encoding Calvin cycle protein CP12 — protein MSNIDDQIQQERENAKNVCSTEGSDSGNCAAAWDAVEELQAEASHQRQKQTPKTNFEQYCDDNPDAVECRVYDD, from the coding sequence ATGAGTAACATTGACGACCAAATCCAACAAGAAAGAGAAAACGCAAAAAACGTCTGTAGCACTGAAGGTAGTGATTCTGGAAATTGTGCAGCTGCTTGGGATGCAGTAGAGGAACTTCAAGCAGAAGCTTCCCATCAACGTCAAAAACAAACCCCCAAAACTAACTTTGAACAATATTGTGACGACAATCCTGATGCAGTTGAATGTCGAGTTTATGATGACTAA
- the rseP gene encoding RIP metalloprotease RseP, whose translation MSVLAAIAVLIILIVVHELGHFSAARLQGIHVTRFSIGFGPVLAKYKGKETEYTLCAIPLGGFVGFPDDDPESNIAPDDPDLLRNRPIFDRAIVISAGVIANLIFAYFLLVGQTATIGVQELQPGLSIPQVDENSAAMVAGIESGDVILSVDNQSLGDFPDATTLFIEKVKNSAGQPLDLKVEREDKIVDLTVIPEANEEGEGKIGVALLPNVQLNRSQNLLEAFSYSAEAYQNVTMLTLQGFWQLISNFQENAKQVAGPVKIVEYGASIAENNLGNLFQFGALISINLAIINTLPLPALDGGQLVFLLIEGLLGKPLPLKLQEGIMQTGLVLLLSLGIFIIIRDTVNLAVVQDLIQQIGL comes from the coding sequence ATGTCGGTTCTGGCAGCGATCGCAGTTTTAATCATATTAATTGTTGTTCATGAGTTGGGTCACTTTTCAGCAGCTAGGTTACAAGGAATCCATGTAACTCGCTTTTCCATTGGATTTGGCCCTGTTTTAGCAAAATATAAGGGAAAAGAAACAGAATACACCCTTTGCGCCATTCCTTTAGGGGGATTTGTCGGATTTCCTGATGATGACCCTGAGAGCAATATTGCTCCAGATGACCCGGATTTACTCCGTAATCGTCCCATTTTTGATCGTGCCATTGTGATTAGTGCCGGCGTTATCGCTAATCTTATTTTTGCCTATTTTCTCTTGGTGGGACAAACCGCTACCATCGGGGTTCAAGAGTTACAACCAGGTTTAAGCATTCCCCAAGTGGACGAAAATTCTGCGGCCATGGTAGCCGGTATCGAATCAGGTGATGTCATCCTTTCAGTGGATAATCAATCCTTGGGAGATTTTCCCGATGCGACCACCCTATTTATTGAAAAGGTTAAAAATTCTGCGGGTCAACCCCTGGATTTAAAAGTTGAAAGAGAGGATAAGATTGTCGATTTAACGGTCATTCCCGAAGCGAATGAGGAGGGAGAAGGAAAAATCGGAGTCGCATTGTTACCTAATGTACAATTAAACCGTTCTCAAAATTTACTCGAAGCTTTCAGTTATAGCGCGGAAGCTTATCAAAATGTCACCATGTTAACCTTGCAAGGATTTTGGCAATTAATCAGTAATTTTCAAGAAAATGCCAAACAAGTTGCAGGCCCTGTGAAAATTGTTGAATATGGGGCGAGTATTGCTGAAAATAATCTGGGGAATTTATTTCAGTTTGGGGCTTTAATTAGCATTAATTTAGCCATTATTAATACCCTTCCTTTACCGGCTTTAGACGGGGGACAATTAGTCTTTTTATTAATTGAAGGTTTGTTAGGTAAACCCTTACCCCTAAAACTTCAAGAAGGTATCATGCAAACGGGTTTAGTGTTACTCCTTAGTTTAGGTATCTTTATCATTATTCGGGATACGGTTAATTTAGCAGTTGTTCAAGATTTAATTCAACAAATTGGCTTGTAA
- a CDS encoding Uma2 family endonuclease, with protein MQVTIPKNLSIEDYLKQEEKADFKSEYINGNIIPMAGGTVNHNQIAVNITTELNYAFKKRDYRVYMGDVRLWIPEKNIFTYPDIMVIKGDPIYYENRKDTILNPSLIIEVLSPSTKNYDKEGKFSAYRTIQGFSEYILVSQTKTYGGKFTKTDAKTWLFQEFYEEDQTITIQLENISLQFDDIYHKVDF; from the coding sequence ATGCAAGTAACTATACCCAAAAATTTATCCATCGAAGATTATTTAAAACAAGAAGAAAAAGCCGACTTTAAAAGCGAGTATATCAACGGAAACATTATTCCTATGGCGGGTGGAACAGTCAATCACAACCAAATTGCGGTAAATATTACAACCGAACTTAATTATGCGTTTAAAAAGCGAGATTATCGGGTGTATATGGGAGATGTTCGCTTATGGATACCAGAAAAAAACATTTTTACTTATCCAGATATTATGGTGATCAAAGGTGATCCTATCTATTACGAAAATCGTAAAGATACTATTTTAAATCCTAGTTTAATTATAGAAGTTTTATCCCCTTCTACCAAAAATTATGATAAAGAAGGCAAGTTTTCTGCTTATCGAACAATTCAAGGATTTTCAGAATATATTTTAGTCAGTCAAACTAAAACTTATGGGGGAAAATTCACAAAAACTGACGCTAAAACATGGTTATTTCAAGAATTTTATGAAGAAGATCAAACCATAACAATACAATTGGAAAATATATCTTTGCAGTTTGATGACATTTATCATAAAGTTGATTTTTAA
- a CDS encoding class I SAM-dependent methyltransferase encodes MADKVKPDWTGDDFLSRFVNVMIKTKPIYRLMTHQARQVIIKTAEKNGISWEGNCQTLEKSPAKSLLRQMTNPDVVYPDYYLVPFHAYEEGNLCWKASFEAIPATQSLGLRVWKNEDLTWQEAQKRLRSSFHAVLEPYSPPQVKDILDIGCSVGISTKELHRYYSQRQNTPINTIGLDLSPYMLAVAKVTDEQQEISQWIHGLAEKTNFADNSFDIITIQFVLHELPRHAAIAIFKEVLRLLRPGGVLGIVDNNPRSEVIQNLPPVLFTLMKSTEPHSDDYYTFNVENALKELGFDYQTTVPSDHRHRTIVATKPL; translated from the coding sequence ATGGCCGATAAAGTTAAACCTGACTGGACAGGTGATGATTTTCTCTCGCGCTTTGTCAATGTAATGATCAAAACAAAGCCTATTTATCGCCTCATGACCCACCAAGCGAGACAAGTTATTATCAAAACAGCAGAAAAAAATGGCATTTCTTGGGAAGGAAACTGTCAAACCTTAGAAAAATCCCCCGCTAAAAGCTTACTCAGACAAATGACGAACCCGGATGTAGTCTATCCTGACTATTATCTGGTTCCTTTTCATGCTTACGAAGAAGGTAACTTATGCTGGAAAGCTTCTTTTGAAGCCATTCCGGCTACCCAGTCTTTAGGTCTTCGAGTCTGGAAAAATGAAGATTTAACCTGGCAAGAAGCACAAAAACGACTTCGATCCAGTTTTCATGCAGTTTTAGAACCCTATAGTCCCCCTCAAGTCAAGGATATTCTGGATATTGGTTGTTCGGTTGGCATTTCGACGAAAGAATTGCATCGTTACTATAGCCAACGACAAAATACACCCATTAATACCATCGGACTTGATTTATCTCCTTATATGTTAGCAGTGGCAAAAGTCACCGATGAACAGCAAGAAATTAGTCAATGGATACATGGTTTAGCTGAAAAAACAAACTTTGCGGATAATTCCTTTGATATTATTACCATTCAGTTTGTTCTCCATGAATTACCCCGTCATGCTGCGATCGCTATTTTTAAGGAAGTGTTACGTCTTTTACGGCCTGGGGGTGTTCTCGGTATTGTTGATAATAATCCTAGATCAGAAGTGATTCAAAACTTACCACCGGTCTTATTCACTTTGATGAAAAGTACCGAACCTCATAGTGATGATTATTATACTTTTAATGTGGAAAATGCGTTAAAAGAATTAGGATTTGATTATCAAACGACAGTTCCTAGTGATCATCGTCATCGGACAATTGTTGCTACAAAACCATTATAA
- a CDS encoding DUF29 family protein, giving the protein MEELFELKKMLLAGNIDDALLLVEELTEMSKDDKLNKIFSFSIILLLHLIKKRAEKRSTRSWETSIANSVRQIQRTNKRRKAKGNYLTSTELIETLEDAYASALRQAALEAFEGKYEAEELNEIVDKTAIIDEAIELIGFYRT; this is encoded by the coding sequence ATGGAAGAATTATTTGAGCTAAAAAAGATGTTACTCGCAGGAAATATTGATGATGCTTTGTTGTTAGTAGAGGAACTAACAGAAATGAGTAAAGATGATAAACTCAATAAGATTTTTAGTTTCAGTATAATTTTATTGTTACATCTCATTAAAAAACGAGCAGAAAAACGTAGTACCCGTTCATGGGAAACCTCTATTGCTAACTCTGTGCGACAGATTCAGCGAACAAATAAAAGACGTAAAGCTAAAGGAAATTATCTGACTTCAACAGAATTAATAGAAACGTTAGAGGATGCTTACGCTTCAGCGTTAAGACAAGCAGCTTTAGAAGCATTTGAAGGGAAATATGAAGCAGAAGAACTTAATGAAATAGTTGATAAAACTGCTATTATTGATGAAGCAATAGAATTAATTGGGTTCTACCGAACTTAG
- a CDS encoding ISL3 family transposase codes for MPSNSQLNLMTNILQLEGFTVMDYQLIKGMGIVLSLEKVDKKTTCIYCGSVTRKLHQNNELTIRDLSWGEQDVYLKINRRQMRCEKCQKKFTEELKDIKKKRTYTERLKKKIVAEVLNGDIKNVAQRNGVSEQEIETMLKDIGQELGKKKPQKLRRLGIDEIAVVKGQGKYYVVLVDLDKGVIIGLIEKRTEEEVSKYLEAWGEEVLRQIVEVSIDFWQPYKKVAKKLMPQAEIVADRFHVMKQVTDELDAQRKKSKREAIALKDSPEKKQLLSGLNKSKYALLKNEEDLSDQQKEKLEEIYKTVPILSKMHLLKEKFRKVFDENIDWISGLFELADWCAEAHTVYPKSFGTIRRWMGEIIAYFDERTNSGVVEGINNKLKLIKRRGYGFRNFDNFKLRSFLTWHFSG; via the coding sequence ATGCCGTCAAATTCTCAACTAAACTTAATGACAAATATTCTTCAATTAGAAGGATTTACTGTTATGGATTATCAGTTAATCAAGGGAATGGGAATAGTTTTGTCATTAGAGAAAGTAGATAAAAAAACAACTTGTATATACTGTGGTTCTGTCACTAGAAAACTACATCAAAATAATGAACTAACTATCAGAGATTTATCTTGGGGAGAGCAAGATGTTTACCTCAAAATAAATCGTCGTCAAATGAGATGTGAAAAATGTCAAAAGAAATTCACAGAAGAATTGAAAGATATCAAGAAAAAGAGAACTTACACCGAAAGATTGAAGAAGAAAATTGTCGCAGAAGTTTTAAATGGCGATATTAAAAACGTAGCACAAAGAAATGGAGTAAGTGAACAAGAGATAGAAACGATGCTAAAGGATATAGGTCAAGAATTAGGGAAGAAGAAACCACAGAAATTAAGACGATTAGGCATAGATGAGATTGCTGTAGTTAAAGGACAAGGAAAGTATTATGTAGTTTTAGTAGATTTGGATAAAGGAGTGATTATAGGACTGATAGAAAAACGAACAGAAGAGGAAGTCTCAAAATATCTAGAAGCTTGGGGAGAAGAGGTTTTAAGACAGATAGTTGAAGTTAGTATAGACTTTTGGCAACCTTATAAAAAAGTGGCTAAAAAATTAATGCCACAAGCCGAAATAGTGGCTGATAGATTCCATGTAATGAAGCAAGTTACCGATGAGTTAGATGCTCAAAGAAAAAAGTCAAAAAGAGAAGCAATTGCTTTAAAGGATTCTCCAGAAAAAAAACAATTACTTTCAGGATTAAATAAGAGTAAATATGCTTTACTTAAAAATGAAGAAGATTTAAGCGACCAACAAAAAGAGAAATTAGAAGAAATCTATAAAACTGTACCTATTCTTTCAAAGATGCACCTTCTAAAAGAGAAATTTAGAAAGGTTTTTGATGAAAATATTGATTGGATATCAGGACTGTTTGAACTAGCGGATTGGTGTGCAGAGGCTCATACAGTTTATCCTAAAAGCTTCGGAACCATTAGACGTTGGATGGGAGAAATCATTGCTTACTTTGACGAGAGAACAAATAGCGGTGTTGTGGAGGGAATTAATAACAAATTAAAGCTGATTAAAAGAAGAGGTTATGGTTTTAGAAATTTTGATAATTTTAAACTTAGAAGTTTCCTAACTTGGCATTTTAGTGGTTAA
- a CDS encoding UvrD-helicase domain-containing protein has product MTNQNISIQIHSDVEKFLRDCNDKILQKRIWECIEKIDRRQFDGGLRAKKLNGIGQNIWEARINRGSRLVYTYGRQYMIVQDICLDHDDVVRQARRARTKNDDIALLDRTDIEKIIGDLEQNYCSLDEEEKYNIEIAIEEDLNLPDDFLSSLDNTNYKVLETREQWEKAIIENSADLPYLLTLQEKELVEKTETLLISGSAGTGKTTIGLYRLLNWAKQRLNDEKEGKALYIAYNPVLVQEVKKQFERLIRLDEFKIDSQEIFDIIQFQTIEELCENRINNSNSEFLNDREKLNYNKFEKKYEEKTYHKKGYPAYFIWEEIRGVIKGSHLETESPLLSLEDYKNKGKNRSHVISCEERPEIHNLACWYQKTLSQEKDKKKTKKKDKKKRPIEYYDEIDLTREALKIIRDNKFKQYNLVICDEVQDFAEIQIRLLVEMSKKDSQLIFAGDLNQMISPSGFRWEDLTVNLYNLDFECEKLNNLTLNFRNIKSLANLSHQLLKLRDRFLDERDTLATIEGRNSGELTGLIKHPFSKISNILQEIKAGEGIIVKTEEQKKELQAAFNSKRIFTVEEAKGLEFDTVFLIDFFVEKQNLWDKKLNPKRQLKETEIPELALEFNLLYVAITRARRLLYICETSLSEVWQQPELSNFVKESDFAQVNLNRKNSTPEEWKEQGIVVLPNLSCKLKK; this is encoded by the coding sequence ATGACTAATCAGAATATATCGATACAAATACATTCAGACGTTGAAAAATTTTTAAGAGACTGTAATGATAAAATTTTACAAAAAAGAATATGGGAGTGTATCGAAAAAATTGATAGAAGGCAATTTGATGGCGGATTAAGGGCTAAAAAACTTAATGGAATTGGGCAAAATATTTGGGAAGCTAGAATTAATAGAGGGAGTCGTTTAGTTTATACTTATGGGCGACAGTATATGATTGTTCAAGATATTTGTTTAGATCATGATGATGTTGTAAGGCAGGCAAGAAGAGCGAGAACCAAAAATGACGATATAGCATTATTAGATAGGACAGATATAGAAAAAATAATCGGCGATTTAGAGCAAAATTATTGTTCTTTAGATGAGGAAGAAAAATATAACATAGAAATAGCAATAGAAGAAGACTTAAATCTTCCAGACGACTTTTTAAGTTCACTTGATAATACGAATTATAAGGTTTTAGAAACTAGAGAACAATGGGAAAAAGCAATTATTGAAAATAGTGCAGATTTACCTTATTTACTAACGCTACAAGAAAAAGAATTAGTTGAAAAAACAGAAACTTTATTAATTTCTGGAAGTGCAGGAACAGGAAAAACAACCATTGGATTGTATCGTCTTTTAAATTGGGCAAAACAACGTTTAAATGATGAGAAGGAAGGAAAAGCTTTATATATTGCTTATAATCCTGTTTTAGTACAAGAGGTCAAAAAACAGTTTGAACGTTTAATTAGATTAGATGAATTTAAAATTGATTCACAAGAAATTTTTGATATTATTCAATTTCAAACCATTGAGGAGTTATGCGAAAATAGAATTAATAATTCAAACTCAGAGTTTCTAAACGATAGAGAAAAATTAAACTACAATAAATTTGAGAAAAAATATGAGGAGAAAACGTATCATAAAAAAGGTTATCCTGCTTATTTTATTTGGGAAGAAATTAGAGGAGTTATCAAAGGTTCTCATCTTGAGACTGAATCACCTTTATTGAGTTTAGAAGACTATAAAAATAAGGGAAAAAATCGCTCTCATGTGATCTCATGTGAAGAAAGACCAGAAATTCATAACTTAGCTTGCTGGTATCAGAAAACACTGAGCCAAGAAAAAGACAAAAAAAAGACAAAGAAAAAAGACAAAAAAAAACGACCAATAGAGTATTATGACGAAATAGATTTAACTAGAGAAGCACTTAAAATAATTCGAGATAATAAGTTTAAACAATATAACCTCGTGATTTGTGATGAAGTTCAAGATTTCGCAGAAATTCAAATTAGGTTACTTGTTGAAATGTCTAAAAAAGATAGTCAATTAATCTTTGCTGGTGATCTCAATCAAATGATTAGTCCCAGTGGGTTTCGTTGGGAAGATTTAACAGTAAATCTTTATAATTTGGATTTTGAATGTGAAAAACTTAATAATTTAACTCTTAATTTTCGCAATATTAAATCTTTAGCTAATTTATCACATCAATTATTAAAATTACGCGATCGCTTCCTTGATGAAAGAGATACACTAGCAACTATTGAGGGAAGAAATTCAGGGGAACTTACAGGATTAATTAAACATCCTTTTTCAAAAATATCTAATATTTTACAAGAGATTAAAGCAGGGGAAGGTATTATTGTTAAAACTGAAGAACAGAAAAAAGAACTACAAGCAGCATTTAATTCAAAGCGCATTTTTACAGTAGAAGAAGCAAAAGGATTAGAATTTGATACTGTGTTTTTAATTGATTTTTTTGTAGAAAAACAAAATTTATGGGATAAAAAACTAAATCCTAAACGCCAGTTAAAAGAGACAGAAATTCCTGAATTAGCACTAGAGTTTAATTTACTTTATGTTGCCATTACTCGTGCTAGACGACTTCTATATATATGTGAAACTTCCCTCTCTGAAGTTTGGCAACAACCTGAATTAAGTAATTTTGTCAAAGAAAGTGATTTTGCTCAAGTTAATCTTAATCGCAAGAATAGCACCCCCGAAGAATGGAAAGAACAAGGAATAGTGGTTCTACCGAACTTGTCATGTAAATTAAAAAAATAA